A stretch of Stenotrophomonas indicatrix DNA encodes these proteins:
- a CDS encoding AraC family transcriptional regulator, whose product MSHAPSQPTDLISELLTGMRLHGVQYRRIQTGPTFGLGFSPKPGHAYFHYLAVGTAILRGADGSQHRLSAGDVVLLPRGEGHALLSGDDHPVQCLETIDAAPLGDAVSGIDTCPSTHAVPSAVLFHGCMVFDLGGMQGLSKVMPAVMLADGNGTQFPGLLPMVDAMKREVCSGRIGYAGILSRLADAVAAMIVRDWVERGCDGASGLVMAMRDPRLSLSLLALHRDPGRDWTVEALAAESNISRSVFADRFQTVIGTAPLRYVTELRMQLASQWLTHQSLPIEVVAERLGYASQAAFSRAYKRVIGHSPGATRRGRALAST is encoded by the coding sequence ATGAGCCACGCTCCATCCCAGCCCACCGACCTGATCAGCGAGCTGCTGACCGGCATGCGGCTGCATGGCGTTCAATACCGACGCATTCAGACCGGGCCGACCTTTGGGCTTGGATTTTCTCCGAAGCCAGGCCATGCCTACTTCCATTACCTGGCAGTGGGCACTGCCATTCTTCGTGGCGCGGACGGTAGCCAACACCGCCTATCTGCCGGGGATGTCGTGCTTCTTCCCCGCGGAGAAGGACACGCGTTGCTGTCGGGCGACGACCACCCCGTCCAGTGCCTGGAAACGATAGACGCAGCTCCGCTGGGTGACGCGGTGAGCGGCATAGACACGTGCCCGAGCACGCACGCCGTGCCGAGCGCAGTGCTCTTCCACGGCTGCATGGTGTTCGATCTGGGCGGCATGCAAGGGTTGAGCAAGGTGATGCCGGCGGTAATGTTGGCCGATGGCAACGGCACGCAGTTCCCTGGGCTGTTGCCCATGGTCGACGCGATGAAGCGCGAGGTCTGCTCCGGACGTATCGGATATGCAGGAATACTCTCCCGGCTGGCGGATGCAGTGGCCGCCATGATCGTTCGTGACTGGGTCGAGCGCGGTTGCGACGGCGCATCCGGCCTGGTCATGGCCATGCGCGACCCGCGTCTATCGCTGTCGTTGCTTGCCCTGCACAGAGACCCCGGGCGTGACTGGACCGTCGAAGCGCTGGCCGCAGAATCCAACATCTCACGCTCTGTCTTTGCAGATCGGTTCCAGACCGTTATTGGAACCGCACCCCTGCGGTACGTGACTGAGCTGCGGATGCAATTGGCAAGTCAATGGCTGACCCACCAGAGCCTACCGATCGAGGTAGTGGCAGAGCGCCTCGGCTACGCGTCGCAGGCCGCTTTCAGTCGCGCCTACAAGCGCGTCATCGGGCACTCGCCTGGGGCGACCCGGCGCGGGCGCGCCTTGGCCTCAACATAG
- a CDS encoding alpha/beta hydrolase, with amino-acid sequence MKPSTLLLALIASHFVPQSALSAEAPAATRTAGADNFYRSASVKGERVSFRNQYQMEVVGTLYRPQALTHGGRAPAVVVGHPMGAVKEQSSQLYAQKLAEQGFVTLAIDLSFWGESAGTPRHLVSPEIYSDDVSAAVDFLSTQSFVDPQRIGGLGICGSGSFVISAAKIDPRIKAIATVSMYDMGAAARQGLNHAQSLEQRRQMIKAATDQRLVEFNGGPAVHVPGTVNKLEADASEVQREFFDFYRTSRGAYTAEGERSDLTTQPLFSSLVKFVNFYPFNDIETISPRPMLFISGDHAHSREFSEDAYRRAGQPKELYWVKDAGHVDLYDRTDLIPFARLATFFQQGLAGK; translated from the coding sequence ATGAAACCCTCCACGCTACTGCTGGCACTGATCGCCAGCCATTTCGTTCCGCAGTCGGCCTTGTCCGCTGAGGCGCCGGCGGCCACACGAACCGCCGGCGCCGACAATTTCTACAGAAGCGCCAGCGTAAAAGGCGAGCGCGTCAGCTTCCGCAACCAGTACCAGATGGAAGTGGTCGGGACGCTGTACCGGCCTCAGGCCCTGACGCATGGCGGCCGCGCACCCGCCGTGGTGGTCGGACACCCGATGGGCGCGGTGAAGGAGCAGAGCTCACAGCTGTATGCGCAGAAGCTGGCTGAGCAGGGTTTCGTTACGTTGGCGATCGATCTTTCCTTCTGGGGAGAGAGCGCGGGTACCCCGCGGCACCTGGTGTCGCCTGAAATCTATTCGGACGACGTCAGCGCGGCGGTTGACTTCCTGAGCACGCAGTCGTTCGTGGATCCGCAGCGGATTGGTGGCCTGGGTATCTGTGGCAGTGGCAGTTTCGTGATCAGCGCAGCCAAGATCGACCCGCGCATCAAGGCAATCGCTACGGTCAGCATGTATGACATGGGGGCCGCCGCGCGCCAAGGGCTGAACCACGCGCAATCGCTGGAGCAGCGCAGACAGATGATCAAGGCCGCAACGGACCAGCGTCTGGTCGAGTTCAACGGTGGGCCGGCAGTCCATGTACCTGGCACCGTGAACAAGCTCGAGGCCGATGCGTCCGAAGTGCAGCGCGAGTTCTTTGATTTCTACCGCACGTCGCGTGGCGCTTACACTGCCGAAGGCGAGCGCAGCGACTTGACCACCCAGCCGCTGTTCAGCAGCTTGGTCAAGTTCGTCAATTTCTACCCCTTCAACGATATCGAGACCATCTCGCCCAGACCGATGCTGTTCATCTCTGGCGACCACGCCCACTCGCGTGAGTTCAGCGAGGACGCGTACCGCAGGGCGGGGCAGCCGAAGGAGCTCTACTGGGTGAAGGATGCCGGTCATGTAGACCTGTATGACCGCACCGACCTGATTCCCTTCGCAAGGTTGGCGACGTTCTTCCAGCAAGGCCTGGCTGGGAAATGA
- a CDS encoding LysR family transcriptional regulator has product MNGVKTNDLQAFLVVAQEQSFTRAAVRLGVTPSALSHSMRLLEDRLGIRLLARTTRNVSLTEAGERLMRSVAPHFEAIVASVEALGDLRDRPAGTLRISCTDDSMETIVRPRLAGFLAEYPDITLEFYVDYGFTNVVEQRFDAGIRLGEALSKDMIAVRVGPDWRLVVVGSPDYFERHAKPRKPADITQHRCVHIRHRPNGAIYAWEFEEKGKEFTVRGDGPLVFNSMIHVINAALDGLGLAYAPEPMVADHIAEGRLVAVLDKWCLPFPGYHLYYPNRRQPSPAFSALVAWLRRDA; this is encoded by the coding sequence ATGAACGGCGTGAAGACCAATGATCTGCAAGCCTTCCTGGTAGTGGCACAGGAGCAGAGCTTCACCAGGGCAGCTGTACGCCTCGGTGTTACGCCCTCAGCGCTCAGCCATTCCATGCGGCTGCTGGAAGATCGCCTGGGGATCCGCCTGCTGGCCCGGACCACGCGCAACGTCTCCCTGACCGAGGCGGGCGAGCGCCTGATGCGCTCCGTTGCACCGCATTTCGAGGCCATCGTCGCCAGCGTCGAGGCACTGGGGGATCTGCGCGACCGCCCGGCCGGAACTCTTCGTATCTCCTGTACGGACGATTCCATGGAGACCATCGTCCGCCCTCGCCTTGCCGGGTTCCTCGCCGAGTATCCGGACATCACACTTGAGTTCTACGTCGATTACGGCTTCACCAATGTGGTTGAACAGCGCTTCGACGCCGGCATCCGGCTGGGTGAGGCGCTCAGCAAGGACATGATCGCGGTCAGGGTCGGACCGGATTGGCGCCTGGTGGTGGTTGGATCCCCCGACTACTTCGAGAGGCACGCCAAGCCAAGGAAGCCTGCCGATATCACGCAACATCGCTGCGTGCACATCCGGCATCGCCCGAACGGCGCCATCTATGCATGGGAGTTCGAAGAGAAGGGCAAGGAATTCACCGTGCGCGGTGATGGGCCACTGGTGTTCAACAGCATGATCCACGTCATCAATGCCGCACTGGATGGACTGGGCCTGGCGTATGCGCCCGAGCCGATGGTGGCCGACCACATTGCCGAGGGGCGGCTGGTTGCCGTGCTGGACAAGTGGTGCTTGCCTTTCCCCGGTTATCACCTGTATTACCCGAACCGTCGGCAGCCCTCGCCGGCATTTTCGGCGCTGGTGGCCTGGCTGAGGCGAGATGCCTGA
- a CDS encoding MFS transporter, giving the protein MSNDVADAADAPDSVAWSSGESSSSAWVAVFSLAMGVFGLLTAEYLPASLLTPMAADLGVSEALAGQAVTVTAVVALFAGLLVPRLTRSIDRRLVLLSFTGLMILSNALVALSSSMGLLLVMRVLLGIALGGSWSMAAAVAMRLVPPQRVPRALSIIFSGIAVGTVVSVPLGSYLGGLLGWRSAFWAATAVGGLTFAFQWFTLPRMAPRKAAVPESVVGLLRRPGVAVGMLGCVLAHTGQYSLFTYIRPTLESLGQMSADGLALILLGFGVANFVGTLLAGWLMERSLKVTLVIMPALVGAAALGMLLLPVGVGGLSVLVALWGLAFGGVPVAWSSWVARAMPDQAESAGGMVVAAVQSSIAAGAALGGLVFGFGGIVAVLTVAAAVMLIASLLIAFRVRVSSATLSAGPAFHI; this is encoded by the coding sequence ATGAGTAATGACGTAGCTGATGCCGCAGACGCACCTGATTCTGTGGCCTGGAGTAGCGGGGAATCTTCTTCGTCGGCATGGGTAGCGGTGTTTTCGCTGGCCATGGGTGTCTTCGGGCTGCTCACGGCCGAATATCTGCCTGCCAGCCTGCTGACGCCGATGGCGGCGGACCTGGGGGTGTCGGAGGCGCTGGCTGGTCAAGCAGTGACGGTCACCGCTGTAGTGGCCCTGTTCGCTGGCCTGCTGGTGCCGCGGCTGACCCGTTCGATAGACCGGCGCTTGGTGCTGTTGAGTTTCACTGGTCTGATGATTCTCTCCAACGCCCTGGTGGCATTGTCGTCCAGCATGGGCCTCCTGCTGGTGATGCGCGTCCTTCTGGGCATCGCGCTGGGCGGTTCCTGGAGCATGGCAGCAGCCGTGGCCATGCGGTTGGTGCCGCCGCAGCGCGTGCCTCGCGCGCTTTCCATAATCTTCAGCGGCATTGCGGTCGGCACCGTGGTTTCCGTTCCTTTGGGGAGCTATCTCGGTGGTCTGCTGGGCTGGCGCAGCGCCTTCTGGGCTGCGACGGCGGTAGGTGGACTCACGTTCGCGTTCCAGTGGTTCACGCTGCCCCGAATGGCCCCGCGCAAGGCGGCAGTCCCAGAGTCGGTGGTGGGGCTCCTGCGCCGGCCAGGCGTTGCGGTCGGCATGCTGGGCTGCGTTCTGGCGCACACCGGTCAGTACTCGCTCTTTACGTACATCCGCCCAACGCTGGAGAGCCTGGGGCAGATGAGCGCGGATGGCCTGGCGCTGATTCTGCTGGGATTCGGTGTGGCGAATTTCGTTGGCACCCTGCTGGCCGGCTGGCTCATGGAGCGCAGCTTGAAAGTCACGTTGGTGATCATGCCCGCCTTGGTTGGCGCAGCCGCGCTGGGCATGCTCCTGTTGCCGGTGGGCGTTGGCGGGCTGTCGGTCCTGGTCGCGCTCTGGGGCCTGGCCTTTGGTGGCGTGCCCGTTGCCTGGTCGAGCTGGGTTGCACGTGCGATGCCCGATCAGGCCGAGAGTGCCGGTGGGATGGTGGTCGCTGCTGTGCAGTCTTCCATCGCTGCGGGTGCCGCTTTGGGCGGCCTGGTGTTCGGGTTCGGGGGCATTGTTGCCGTGCTCACCGTTGCTGCGGCGGTGATGCTCATCGCGAGCCTGCTCATTGCGTTCCGTGTCAGGGTGAGTTCGGCGACCTTGTCGGCCGGTCCGGCGTTTCACATCTAG